One stretch of Streptomyces zhihengii DNA includes these proteins:
- a CDS encoding type III PLP-dependent enzyme, protein MTAPTAAVRDLALALPSRDLPAYLYDLDALGAHAARVRAALPERVELYYAAKANPEPRLLETLSPHCDGFEVASGGELAHVAAAVPGRPPAFGGPGKTPDEIRSALRAGIHRIHAESLHELRVLARLTDGPGRPLGVLLRFNLPLDPETARGSALAMGGTPSPFGIDPADADEAVRLVTGAPGLALRGVHAHLASGLDAPALLSVARSVVGWAEELTARHRLPLHEVNIGGGMGVDYARPGDRFDWTAYGHGLGELLASRPGLRLRVEPGRALTAYCGWYATEVLDVKRSRDEDFAVVRGGTHHLRTPATKGHDQPCTVLPVGTWTEPWPRPAARSGRVTLTGQLCTPKDVLARGVPAPGLRAGDRVLFGLAGAYAWNISHHDFLMHPRPGFHFLGTDGGPAPGPTVPGAGT, encoded by the coding sequence GTGACCGCCCCCACCGCAGCCGTCCGCGACCTCGCCCTCGCGCTCCCGTCCCGGGACCTGCCCGCCTACCTCTACGACCTGGACGCCCTCGGGGCCCACGCCGCCCGCGTCCGCGCCGCCCTGCCGGAGCGCGTCGAGCTGTACTACGCGGCCAAGGCCAATCCGGAACCGCGGCTGCTGGAGACCCTCTCGCCCCACTGCGACGGCTTCGAGGTGGCCTCCGGCGGCGAACTCGCCCATGTGGCCGCCGCCGTGCCCGGCCGCCCGCCGGCCTTCGGCGGACCGGGCAAGACACCGGACGAGATCCGCTCCGCGCTCCGCGCGGGGATCCACCGGATCCATGCCGAGAGCCTCCATGAGCTGCGCGTCCTGGCCCGGCTCACCGACGGCCCCGGCCGCCCCCTCGGCGTCCTGCTGCGGTTCAACCTGCCCCTCGACCCGGAGACCGCGCGCGGCAGCGCCCTCGCCATGGGCGGCACGCCCAGCCCGTTCGGCATCGACCCGGCCGACGCCGACGAGGCGGTGCGCCTGGTGACCGGTGCGCCCGGGCTCGCGCTGCGGGGCGTGCACGCCCACCTGGCCAGCGGACTGGACGCCCCCGCCCTGCTGTCGGTCGCCCGCTCCGTCGTCGGGTGGGCCGAGGAGCTGACCGCCCGTCACCGGCTGCCGCTGCACGAGGTGAACATCGGCGGCGGCATGGGCGTGGACTACGCCCGCCCCGGCGACCGCTTCGACTGGACCGCCTACGGGCACGGCCTCGGCGAGCTGCTCGCCTCCCGCCCCGGACTGCGGCTGCGCGTCGAACCGGGCCGCGCGCTGACCGCCTACTGCGGCTGGTACGCGACCGAGGTGCTGGACGTGAAGCGCAGCCGGGACGAGGACTTCGCCGTGGTCCGCGGCGGCACCCACCATCTGCGCACCCCCGCCACCAAGGGGCACGACCAGCCCTGCACGGTGCTGCCCGTCGGCACCTGGACCGAGCCCTGGCCCAGGCCCGCGGCCCGGTCCGGCCGCGTCACGCTCACCGGCCAGCTCTGCACGCCCAAGGACGTCCTCGCGCGCGGGGTCCCGGCCCCCGGGCTGCGGGCCGGGGACCGGGTCCTCTTCGGGCTCGCCGGCGCCTACGCGTGGAACATCTCGCACCACGACTTCCTGATGCACCCCCGGCCCGGCTTCCACTTCCTGGGCACGGACGGCGGTCCGGCCCCCGGGCCCACGGTCCCGGGGGCCGGCACCTGA
- a CDS encoding carbohydrate-binding protein has protein sequence MFHRHARAACAGAVAVGALVLASLQGTASAAPTAADPAARSAARTLGTAAAAPELLDAMRRDLGLTLPQAERRLVNEAEAGAAAARLQRHLGATFAGAWVSGAESATLTVATTSAADTAAIRAAGAEARPAAHSLAALEKAKAALDRAALRGGSAGVPVWYVDVRANSVVLAAADPAAAESLIARSGTDRAPLRVTATTEAPRPLYDIRGGDAYYMGGGGRCSVGFAVTRGTQHGFATAGHCGRAGTATSGWNQVAQGTFQASTFPGRDTAWVLANANWTSTPYVKGAGGQNVQVTGSVQQPVGASVCRSGSTTGWHCGTIQQHNTSVTYPEGTITGVTRTSVCAEPGDSGGSYISGSQAQGVTSGGSGDCRTGGTTYHQPVNPLLQGYGLTLRTTTGGEEPPPGGEEPGGTWAAGKVYAAGDRVTHGGAGYVCLQGHQAQAGWEPSNVPALWQRV, from the coding sequence ATGTTCCACAGACATGCCAGGGCGGCGTGCGCGGGCGCCGTGGCCGTCGGCGCGCTCGTCCTGGCCTCGTTGCAGGGCACCGCGTCCGCCGCGCCCACCGCGGCGGACCCGGCCGCCCGTTCCGCCGCGCGGACGCTGGGCACCGCGGCCGCCGCGCCCGAGCTGCTCGACGCCATGCGGCGCGACCTGGGGCTCACCCTGCCCCAGGCCGAGCGGCGCCTGGTGAACGAGGCCGAGGCGGGCGCCGCCGCCGCGCGCCTCCAGCGGCACCTGGGCGCCACGTTCGCCGGCGCCTGGGTGTCCGGCGCCGAGTCGGCCACGCTGACGGTGGCGACGACCTCGGCGGCGGACACGGCGGCGATCCGGGCGGCCGGCGCCGAGGCCCGGCCCGCCGCGCACTCGCTCGCCGCGCTGGAGAAGGCCAAGGCGGCCCTCGACCGGGCGGCGCTGCGCGGCGGTTCGGCCGGGGTGCCGGTCTGGTACGTGGACGTCCGCGCCAACAGCGTCGTGCTGGCCGCCGCCGATCCGGCGGCCGCCGAGTCGCTGATCGCCCGGAGCGGCACGGACCGGGCCCCGCTGCGGGTCACCGCCACCACCGAGGCGCCGCGGCCGCTGTACGACATCCGGGGCGGCGACGCGTACTACATGGGCGGCGGCGGCCGGTGCTCGGTCGGCTTCGCCGTCACCCGCGGCACCCAGCACGGCTTCGCCACGGCCGGCCACTGCGGCCGTGCGGGCACCGCCACCAGCGGCTGGAACCAGGTCGCCCAGGGCACGTTCCAGGCGTCCACCTTCCCCGGCCGGGACACCGCGTGGGTGCTGGCGAACGCCAACTGGACGTCCACGCCGTACGTCAAGGGCGCCGGCGGCCAGAACGTGCAGGTCACCGGCTCGGTGCAGCAGCCCGTGGGGGCGTCGGTGTGCCGGTCGGGCTCGACCACCGGCTGGCACTGCGGCACCATCCAGCAGCACAACACCAGCGTCACCTACCCGGAGGGCACGATCACCGGGGTGACCCGCACCTCGGTGTGCGCCGAGCCCGGCGACTCGGGCGGCTCGTACATCTCCGGCAGCCAGGCGCAGGGCGTCACCTCGGGCGGCTCGGGCGACTGCCGCACCGGCGGGACGACGTACCACCAGCCCGTCAACCCGCTGCTCCAGGGCTACGGCCTGACGCTGCGGACCACCACGGGCGGCGAGGAGCCGCCGCCGGGGGGCGAGGAGCCCGGCGGCACCTGGGCCGCGGGGAAGGTCTACGCGGCGGGTGACCGGGTCACCCACGGCGGCGCCGGCTACGTCTGCCTCCAGGGCCACCAGGCCCAGGCCGGCTGGGAGCCGTCGAACGTCCCCGCGCTGTGGCAGCGCGTGTGA
- a CDS encoding IucA/IucC family siderophore biosynthesis protein has protein sequence MSPAGDGPAAALLLRVLGALLREDAAGLRSRTTACPAPDGVWLRLAGGGDAETLLLPVREDGFQGEWTARLPLLRREGSGTDLTTCDEVLAALAAHADPADRPGFGAFARECRHALEAARLHTATDPATAAALGDRYGPDPAGWTGPAASLAFDTLAARTDHPVYPASRSRTGLGEAELRAYAPEFHPSFALRLLALPAGAVTSAGSAAAGALPVAPSAAGLPARLDAGHVLLPVHPLTADGPLRDALRASGLEGRAHLAPPGHGPTVVPTLSMRTVALAADPRVHVKLPLATATLGLLNRRTVKPGTLRDGAAGQRLLEAVVAREPRFRDTVLLADESAYAHAGHELLAALTRTLPAAVRGATVVPLAALLAPAPAGGLVIDHLARRHFAGDPLALLDALLTLLFDWGTTLFGYGIALESHQQNVSLVLDPAAAHPVRLLLKDNDGPRVNTVRLRARLGAAAPGPAFDDPRVLCADDGPVADLFTTITLHLCAGAYAFGLAAHGRAPLADLLRLVRDRLREAVGRLGSAHGGDVLRARVLDAPGLPVKAMVTAGSLLTKARSGASDVNKHYTTGPNYLPREA, from the coding sequence GTGAGCCCGGCCGGCGACGGCCCGGCCGCCGCGCTGCTGCTGCGGGTGCTGGGCGCGCTGCTGCGCGAGGACGCCGCCGGGCTGCGCAGCCGCACCACCGCCTGCCCCGCGCCGGACGGCGTCTGGCTGCGGCTGGCGGGCGGGGGAGACGCGGAGACGCTGCTGCTGCCGGTGCGCGAGGACGGTTTCCAGGGCGAGTGGACGGCCCGGCTCCCGCTGCTGCGCCGGGAGGGCTCCGGCACCGACCTGACCACCTGCGACGAGGTGCTCGCCGCGCTCGCCGCCCACGCGGACCCGGCCGACCGCCCCGGGTTCGGCGCCTTCGCCCGCGAATGCCGCCACGCCCTCGAAGCGGCCCGCCTCCACACCGCCACCGACCCCGCGACGGCCGCCGCCCTCGGCGACCGGTACGGGCCCGACCCGGCCGGCTGGACGGGCCCCGCCGCGTCGCTCGCCTTCGACACCCTCGCCGCGCGCACCGACCACCCCGTGTACCCGGCCTCCCGGAGCCGCACCGGCCTCGGCGAGGCCGAACTGCGCGCCTACGCGCCCGAGTTCCATCCGTCGTTCGCCCTGCGGCTGCTGGCGCTCCCCGCCGGGGCCGTCACCTCGGCGGGGAGCGCCGCGGCCGGCGCGCTGCCCGTGGCACCGTCCGCCGCGGGCCTGCCGGCACGGCTCGACGCCGGGCACGTGCTGCTGCCCGTCCACCCGCTCACCGCCGACGGCCCGCTGCGGGACGCCCTGCGCGCCAGCGGCCTGGAGGGCCGCGCCCACCTGGCGCCCCCGGGGCACGGGCCCACCGTGGTGCCCACGCTCTCCATGCGGACCGTCGCCCTGGCGGCCGACCCCCGCGTCCACGTCAAACTGCCGCTCGCCACCGCCACCCTCGGCCTGCTGAACCGGCGCACCGTCAAACCCGGCACCCTGCGCGACGGGGCCGCCGGACAGCGGCTGCTGGAGGCCGTCGTCGCCCGCGAACCGCGCTTCCGCGACACGGTCCTGCTCGCCGACGAGAGCGCGTACGCCCACGCCGGCCACGAGCTGCTCGCCGCGCTGACCCGCACGCTGCCCGCCGCCGTCCGGGGCGCGACGGTGGTCCCGCTCGCCGCCCTGCTCGCGCCCGCACCCGCCGGGGGCCTGGTGATCGACCACCTCGCCCGCCGGCACTTCGCCGGGGACCCGCTCGCCCTCCTCGACGCCCTGCTCACGCTGCTGTTCGACTGGGGGACCACGCTCTTCGGCTACGGCATCGCCCTGGAGTCGCACCAGCAGAACGTCTCCCTGGTGCTCGACCCCGCCGCCGCCCACCCCGTACGGCTGCTCCTCAAGGACAACGACGGCCCGCGGGTCAACACCGTCCGGCTGCGCGCCCGCCTCGGCGCCGCCGCCCCCGGTCCCGCCTTCGACGACCCCCGCGTGCTGTGCGCGGACGACGGTCCGGTGGCCGACCTGTTCACCACGATCACCCTCCATCTGTGCGCCGGCGCCTACGCCTTCGGCCTCGCCGCCCACGGCCGCGCCCCGCTGGCGGACCTGCTGCGCCTGGTGCGCGACCGCCTGCGCGAGGCCGTCGGGCGGCTCGGCTCCGCGCACGGCGGCGACGTGCTGCGCGCCCGGGTGCTGGACGCGCCCGGGCTGCCCGTGAAGGCCATGGTCACCGCGGGATCCCTGCTCACCAAGGCCCGGTCGGGCGCGAGCGACGTCAACAAGCACTACACCACCGGCCCCAACTACCTGCCGCGGGAGGCATGA
- a CDS encoding sensor histidine kinase, whose product MSLFWRIFLLNAAVLVAAVLLLLGPVTVSTPVLLVEALVIGVGLVVMLVANAVLLRIGLAPLARLTRAMTSADLLRPGSRAAVAGPGEMAELITTYNTMLERLEAERATSSALALSAQEAERQRIAQELHDEVGQTLTAVLLHLKRTADQVPEPLREELRQVQETTRGGLDEIRRIARRLRPGVLEELGLHSALRALSAEFTAPGLTVRHHISPGLPELDDKQELVVYRVAQESLTNTARHAGARSVDLRLEPGPGGAVDLVVRDDGAGLGGAPEGSGIQGMRERALLIDAGLTLGPSADGGTEVRLRVPATEGSTV is encoded by the coding sequence ATGTCGCTGTTCTGGCGGATCTTCCTGCTGAACGCCGCCGTGCTGGTGGCGGCCGTGCTGCTGCTGCTCGGCCCGGTGACGGTCTCCACCCCGGTGCTGCTGGTGGAGGCGCTCGTGATCGGGGTGGGGCTGGTGGTGATGCTGGTCGCCAACGCGGTGCTGCTGCGGATCGGCCTCGCCCCGCTGGCCCGGCTCACCCGGGCGATGACCTCGGCCGACCTGCTGCGTCCCGGCAGCCGGGCGGCGGTGGCCGGGCCGGGTGAGATGGCCGAGCTGATCACCACTTACAACACCATGCTGGAGCGGCTGGAGGCCGAGCGGGCGACGAGCAGCGCCCTCGCGCTGTCCGCCCAGGAGGCGGAGCGGCAGCGGATCGCGCAGGAACTGCACGACGAGGTGGGGCAGACGCTCACCGCGGTGCTGCTCCATCTGAAGCGGACGGCCGACCAGGTGCCCGAGCCGCTGCGGGAGGAGCTGCGCCAGGTGCAGGAGACGACCCGCGGCGGGCTGGACGAGATCCGGCGGATCGCCCGGCGGCTGCGCCCGGGCGTGCTGGAGGAGCTGGGGCTGCACAGTGCGCTGCGGGCCCTGTCGGCCGAGTTCACCGCGCCGGGGCTCACGGTGCGCCACCACATCTCCCCCGGGCTCCCCGAGCTGGACGACAAGCAGGAACTGGTGGTGTACCGGGTGGCTCAGGAGAGCCTGACGAACACGGCCCGGCACGCCGGGGCGCGCTCGGTGGACCTGCGGCTGGAGCCGGGCCCCGGCGGCGCCGTGGACCTGGTGGTCCGCGACGACGGCGCCGGGCTCGGCGGCGCGCCGGAGGGCTCCGGCATCCAGGGCATGCGCGAGCGTGCCCTGCTCATCGACGCCGGGCTGACGCTCGGCCCATCGGCGGACGGCGGAACGGAGGTGCGTTTGCGCGTGCCGGCCACGGAAGGAAGCACCGTATGA
- a CDS encoding ATP-grasp domain-containing protein, with protein sequence MQLHLLALNPTDSVTEGFLPAARAMGLDLTVLTDQPDAHRAAYPDTEVTGCDVRDFRAVISALSQGPAPGAVFTNSDHLQAQAALAADWFGLPGKDWRAALCAKDKAQMRRRLARAGADTVWAAELPADREPAGVLDGLAAPGVPYPCVVKPREGVAGEDVVRADDRAALLAHCERVRARRPGAALVVEEFLPGDLCTLETLGDGRTLHVLGGFRTELSPPPHFIEERLTFVPAHPAPVVGQVLAQLEALGVGFGACHTEFVVHEGRARLIEVNYRAIGDQCDLLLAELLGIPYFELVLATHLGRPLPGDLGARTGRAARLDYPCADRPGTLTAAPGPADLTLGDVRLTYRPAREIGEWRDVHHSNRDFLGIVRAVGDSTESVDRAVDGFLAGLHWEITP encoded by the coding sequence ATGCAGCTCCACCTGCTCGCCCTCAACCCGACCGACTCCGTCACGGAGGGCTTCCTGCCCGCCGCGCGCGCCATGGGACTCGACCTCACCGTGCTCACCGACCAGCCGGACGCGCACCGCGCCGCGTACCCGGACACCGAGGTGACCGGCTGCGACGTCCGCGACTTCCGTGCCGTGATCAGCGCCCTGTCGCAGGGCCCCGCCCCCGGCGCCGTCTTCACCAACAGCGACCACCTCCAGGCCCAGGCCGCGCTGGCCGCCGACTGGTTCGGCCTGCCCGGCAAGGACTGGCGCGCCGCGCTGTGCGCGAAGGACAAGGCCCAGATGCGCCGCCGGCTCGCGCGGGCGGGCGCCGACACCGTGTGGGCCGCCGAACTGCCCGCCGACCGCGAGCCGGCCGGCGTCCTCGACGGGCTCGCCGCCCCCGGCGTCCCGTACCCGTGCGTCGTCAAACCGCGCGAGGGCGTGGCCGGCGAGGACGTCGTCCGCGCGGACGACCGGGCCGCGCTCCTCGCGCACTGCGAGCGCGTCCGGGCCCGCCGGCCGGGGGCCGCGCTGGTGGTGGAGGAGTTCCTGCCGGGCGACCTGTGCACCCTGGAGACCCTCGGGGACGGCCGGACGCTGCATGTGCTGGGCGGCTTCCGCACCGAGCTGTCGCCGCCGCCCCACTTCATCGAGGAGCGCCTCACCTTCGTGCCCGCCCACCCCGCGCCGGTGGTCGGCCAGGTGCTGGCGCAACTGGAGGCCCTGGGCGTCGGGTTCGGCGCCTGCCACACCGAGTTCGTCGTCCACGAGGGGCGCGCCCGCCTCATCGAGGTCAACTACCGGGCCATCGGCGACCAGTGCGACCTGCTCCTCGCCGAACTGCTGGGCATCCCCTACTTCGAACTGGTCCTCGCCACCCATCTCGGGCGCCCGCTCCCCGGCGACCTCGGCGCGCGCACCGGCCGCGCCGCCCGGCTCGACTACCCGTGCGCCGACCGCCCCGGCACCCTGACGGCCGCCCCGGGCCCCGCCGACCTCACCCTCGGGGACGTCCGCCTGACGTACCGTCCGGCGCGCGAGATCGGCGAGTGGCGCGACGTCCACCACAGCAACCGTGACTTCCTCGGCATCGTGCGCGCCGTCGGCGACAGCACGGAGAGCGTCGACCGGGCCGTGGACGGCTTCCTCGCGGGCCTCCACTGGGAGATCACCCCGTGA
- a CDS encoding cation:proton antiporter regulatory subunit produces MSTTPLPGIGVQYDLTTREHRHLSVIAHRDGTRSVNVYRPDDPDACAHSLHLTSAEASSLIDALMPDHHSPSVLHTTDLGLVAERIELSAHSVWNGRVMGDLRLRTETGASVVAVLRRADAVPSPGPDYRLAGGDTLIVVGTREGVDGAAAILGRE; encoded by the coding sequence ATGAGCACCACGCCCCTGCCGGGCATCGGTGTCCAGTACGACCTCACCACCCGCGAACACCGCCATCTGTCGGTGATCGCCCACCGCGACGGGACGAGGTCGGTCAACGTCTACCGGCCGGACGATCCCGACGCCTGCGCGCATTCCCTGCATCTGACGAGCGCCGAGGCGTCCTCGCTCATCGACGCCCTGATGCCCGACCACCACAGCCCCAGCGTGCTGCACACGACCGACCTCGGCCTCGTCGCCGAGCGCATCGAACTCTCCGCCCACTCGGTGTGGAACGGGCGGGTCATGGGGGACCTGCGCCTGCGCACCGAGACCGGCGCCTCGGTCGTCGCCGTGCTCCGCCGGGCCGACGCGGTGCCCTCCCCGGGCCCGGACTACCGCCTGGCCGGCGGCGACACCCTGATCGTCGTCGGCACCCGTGAGGGCGTCGACGGCGCCGCGGCGATACTCGGGCGGGAGTGA
- a CDS encoding response regulator: MTTQAPGRAARILLADDHALVRRGVRLILDGEPDLTVVAEAGDGAEAVALAKSEEIDLAVLDIAMPRLTGLQAARELSRLRPDLRILILTMYDNEQYFFEALKSGASGYVLKSVADRDLVEACRAAMRDEPFIYPGAITTLIRRYLDRAREGDPLPERAITEREEEILKLVAEGHTSKEIGDMLVISAKTVERHRANLLQKLGLRDRLELTRYAIRVGLIEP; the protein is encoded by the coding sequence ATGACGACCCAGGCACCCGGACGGGCGGCCCGTATCCTGCTCGCCGACGATCACGCGCTGGTGCGGCGCGGGGTGCGGCTCATCCTCGACGGGGAGCCGGACCTCACCGTGGTCGCGGAGGCCGGCGACGGGGCCGAGGCCGTCGCCCTCGCGAAGAGCGAGGAGATCGACCTGGCGGTGCTCGACATCGCCATGCCCCGGCTGACCGGTCTCCAGGCGGCCCGCGAGCTGTCGCGGCTGAGGCCCGACCTGCGGATCCTCATCCTCACCATGTACGACAACGAGCAGTACTTCTTCGAGGCGCTGAAGTCGGGGGCGAGCGGCTACGTGCTGAAGTCGGTCGCCGACCGGGACCTGGTGGAGGCGTGCCGTGCGGCGATGCGCGACGAGCCGTTCATCTACCCGGGCGCGATCACCACGCTGATCCGGCGCTATCTGGACCGGGCGCGGGAGGGCGATCCGCTGCCGGAGCGGGCGATCACCGAGCGCGAGGAGGAGATCCTCAAGCTGGTCGCGGAGGGCCACACCTCCAAGGAGATCGGCGACATGCTGGTGATCAGCGCGAAGACCGTGGAGCGGCACCGGGCCAACCTGCTCCAGAAGCTGGGGCTCAGGGACCGCCTGGAGCTGACGCGTTACGCGATCCGGGTCGGCCTCATCGAACCGTGA
- a CDS encoding IucA/IucC family protein, which yields MPSTTPRPLSRTVSRPAHPARPDGAAPEHGEGDGTAPPPAVPSADDAVAHTLLNCLVREVSGPEGQTSVADGRLTLRLPRRGATLRVALRRTSRTGHHRFTGPVAEERDGGWTPVTWQRLAEHVHAELTLRSGVVNDEFLAQLAAGHRAVRTALAAPRRTHGGGALAAYLASEQSLLLGHRFHPTPKAHGGDPDRWAAYAPEAGAAFGLRLLAVREELTAEECAEPGAASPLDRLGDAPPGYRLLPAHPWQYELLRERPALRAALARGDVLDLGTGTVPFVPTASVRTLYDGETFLKFSLDVRITNCVRKNAHYELSGAVALTRLLRPALDDLAARFPGAAVLREPAYRGLALPGPGGAPDRDLLEGFGVIVREGLGARQRAGTTALLAAAVADEYPNGPGRVRHLLAGRGSAAALDWWRRYLDLLVPPVLAAYFDHGLVLEPHLQNVVVCVDGDGLPAQVLLRDLEGAKLLPGPHARALAALPPDVAGPLTYDPARGWHRVVYCLLVNHVAELLAALADRHPRLEDALWQEVRGVLARCAGGHRPARPELTALLDGARLPAKANLLTRWRRDADRDAGYVLIDSPFAPRRPVAAATPGTEAG from the coding sequence ATGCCCAGCACCACCCCCCGCCCCCTGTCCCGCACCGTCTCCCGGCCCGCGCACCCCGCACGGCCGGACGGAGCCGCACCCGAGCACGGCGAGGGCGACGGGACGGCGCCGCCTCCCGCGGTCCCGTCCGCCGACGACGCCGTCGCCCACACCCTGCTCAACTGCCTGGTCCGCGAGGTCTCGGGCCCCGAGGGGCAGACCTCGGTCGCCGACGGCCGGCTGACCCTGCGCCTCCCGCGCCGCGGCGCCACCCTGCGCGTCGCCCTGCGCCGCACCTCGCGGACCGGCCACCACCGCTTCACCGGCCCCGTCGCCGAGGAGCGCGACGGCGGCTGGACACCCGTCACCTGGCAGCGGCTCGCCGAGCACGTCCACGCCGAACTCACCCTGCGCAGCGGGGTCGTCAACGACGAGTTCCTCGCCCAGCTCGCCGCCGGCCACCGCGCGGTCCGCACCGCCCTCGCCGCCCCCCGGCGCACCCACGGCGGCGGCGCCCTCGCCGCCTACCTCGCCTCCGAGCAGTCGCTCCTCCTCGGCCACCGCTTCCACCCCACGCCCAAGGCACACGGCGGCGACCCGGACCGCTGGGCGGCCTACGCACCCGAGGCCGGGGCCGCGTTCGGGCTGCGGCTGCTCGCCGTCCGTGAGGAGCTGACGGCCGAGGAGTGCGCCGAGCCCGGGGCCGCGTCCCCGCTCGACCGGCTCGGCGACGCCCCGCCCGGCTACCGGCTGCTCCCCGCCCACCCCTGGCAGTACGAGCTGCTGCGCGAACGGCCCGCCCTGCGCGCGGCGCTGGCCCGCGGCGACGTCCTCGACCTGGGGACGGGCACGGTGCCCTTCGTGCCGACCGCGTCGGTGCGCACCCTGTACGACGGCGAGACCTTCCTCAAGTTCAGCCTCGACGTCCGCATCACCAACTGCGTCCGCAAGAACGCCCACTACGAGCTCAGCGGCGCGGTCGCGCTCACCCGGCTGCTGCGCCCCGCGCTCGACGACCTTGCCGCCCGCTTCCCCGGGGCGGCCGTCCTGCGCGAACCGGCCTACCGCGGCCTCGCCCTCCCGGGCCCCGGCGGCGCCCCCGACCGCGACCTGCTCGAAGGCTTCGGCGTCATCGTCCGCGAGGGTCTCGGGGCCCGCCAGCGCGCGGGCACCACCGCGCTGCTCGCGGCCGCCGTCGCCGACGAGTACCCCAACGGGCCGGGCCGCGTCCGCCACCTGCTCGCCGGCCGGGGCTCCGCCGCGGCCCTCGACTGGTGGCGCCGCTACCTGGACCTGCTGGTGCCGCCGGTGCTCGCGGCCTACTTCGACCACGGCCTCGTCCTCGAACCCCATCTGCAGAACGTGGTGGTCTGCGTCGACGGCGACGGCCTGCCCGCGCAGGTCCTGCTGCGCGACCTCGAAGGCGCGAAGCTGCTGCCCGGCCCGCACGCGCGGGCCCTCGCCGCGCTGCCGCCCGACGTCGCCGGCCCGCTCACCTACGATCCGGCCCGCGGCTGGCACCGGGTCGTCTACTGCCTGCTCGTCAACCACGTCGCCGAACTCCTCGCCGCGCTCGCCGACCGCCATCCGCGGCTGGAGGACGCCCTGTGGCAGGAGGTCCGCGGGGTGCTGGCCCGCTGCGCCGGCGGGCACCGCCCCGCGCGGCCGGAGCTCACGGCGCTGCTGGACGGTGCGCGCCTGCCCGCCAAGGCCAACCTGCTGACCCGCTGGCGGCGGGACGCGGACCGCGACGCCGGCTACGTCCTCATCGACTCGCCCTTCGCCCCGCGGCGACCGGTGGCCGCGGCGACGCCCGGGACGGAGGCCGGGTGA
- a CDS encoding LysR family transcriptional regulator: protein MELELRHLKTIRAIADAGSLTKAATALGLAQPALSAQLRRIERSLGGTLFERGRCGVRTTALGELVLDRARVVLPAVHDLQEEAVRFARTWDGGSRGFRLGGTHGPLLGGLIDRLAEAEPDASVATHTSWSEREIAAQAVEGRLDYALIGTCGESAPPEAGRLAWTEVARDPVFVMLPTGHPLAALEEIPLAELAGQDWADVPGDGCFGDCFAAACVRAGFTPARVYETDTASCVHLVQVGRAVGLCRATFPTTPGLVTRALAGTPLVWRHLLGWHPASPAAAGAPAVISHVRAAHHEAARRSASYSRWLAAGGGAPRHNAMQGAG, encoded by the coding sequence ATGGAACTGGAGTTGCGGCACCTGAAGACGATCCGGGCCATCGCCGACGCCGGCAGCCTCACCAAGGCCGCGACGGCGCTCGGACTCGCCCAGCCGGCGCTGAGCGCTCAGCTCCGCCGGATCGAACGGTCCCTCGGCGGGACGCTGTTCGAGCGCGGACGCTGCGGGGTGCGCACCACCGCGCTCGGCGAGCTGGTCCTCGACCGGGCCCGGGTGGTGCTGCCCGCGGTGCACGACCTCCAGGAGGAGGCGGTCCGCTTCGCCCGGACCTGGGACGGCGGGAGCCGGGGCTTCCGGCTCGGGGGCACCCACGGGCCGCTGCTCGGCGGGCTCATCGACCGGCTCGCCGAGGCCGAGCCGGACGCGAGCGTGGCCACCCATACCTCCTGGTCCGAACGGGAGATCGCCGCGCAGGCCGTCGAAGGGCGCCTGGACTACGCCCTGATCGGCACCTGCGGCGAGAGCGCGCCCCCGGAGGCGGGACGGCTCGCCTGGACGGAGGTGGCCCGCGACCCGGTGTTCGTGATGCTGCCCACCGGGCATCCGCTCGCCGCGCTGGAGGAGATCCCGCTCGCCGAACTGGCGGGCCAGGACTGGGCGGACGTCCCCGGCGACGGCTGCTTCGGCGACTGCTTCGCGGCGGCGTGCGTCCGCGCGGGCTTCACCCCCGCCCGCGTCTACGAGACCGACACCGCGTCCTGTGTGCACCTGGTGCAGGTGGGCCGGGCGGTCGGCCTGTGCCGGGCCACCTTCCCCACCACCCCCGGCCTGGTGACCCGCGCGCTCGCCGGCACGCCGCTGGTCTGGCGCCATCTGCTGGGCTGGCATCCCGCGTCGCCGGCCGCCGCGGGGGCGCCGGCGGTCATCTCCCATGTGCGGGCGGCCCATCACGAGGCGGCCCGCCGCAGCGCCAGCTACTCCCGGTGGCTGGCGGCGGGCGGGGGCGCGCCCCGCCATAACGCGATGCAGGGGGCCGGCTGA